The Raphanus sativus cultivar WK10039 unplaced genomic scaffold, ASM80110v3 Scaffold0921, whole genome shotgun sequence genome contains the following window.
caaaaaaaGATTGGGACCCTCAAAAGATTTATGACCGTGAAGATACAACAATGTTAGGTTTTCTGACAAGACATAAAACACATCACGTATCGATTTAGATTTTCTTCCCCCTTCCCAAAGATCCGATCCTCGAGATTCTCTTCTCTGTGTGTTTATATCACatcaccatctctctctcttatttaTGTAACTCCTCGTCCTCCCTCACATTGATTTTTGTGTCCTTATATATCATAACATCCCTTTTCTCATTTCATTTCTCAAGAGAACACAATGGCAGTAGGAGATTTatcatcttctccttcttcttccccGGAGTTGCATGTTCTCGCTGTGGATGATAGTTTTGTGGACCGTAAGGTTATCGAGAGATTGCTTAGGATCTCTGCTTGTAAAGGTAATAAAACCGTCTCTCAGTTAGGTTTCTCTTGCTCCTCTGTGCTTGGTTTCTTGATTTGGATTTGGTTACTATATACAGTGACCACTGTTGAGAGTGGGACTAGGGCTCTTCAGTATCTTGGCCTAGATGGAGATAAAGGATCTTCTGCTCCTAAAGTACTGTTTCTTTCTTCGAGACCTCTCTGTTTTCTTGTAAGAAAAGATTTGATGTTGTTTCTCTTCTTGTTTGGTTCCCAAGAAATCTAAAGATTTGAACAGTGACCTAAATTGTATTGTCAGTTTCTTGAAAATTAAGCTTTTGTATAACATCAAGGATCTGGTGTTGATGTGGTTTATATGAATAGTTCTGAAAATGTTTAATTTCAGGATTTGAAGGTGAATTTGATAGTGACAGATTACTCTATGCCAGGACTAACAGGATATGAACTACTGAAGAAGATCAAAGTAAGTTTTCTTtactttatataatatttttttttattttaaatggaaGTTTAGTTACACAGAAacattgttgttttattttctttaacagGAGTCATctgcattaagagagataccagTAGTGATAATGTCCTCTGAGAATATACAACCTCGTATAGAAGAGCAAGTGACTGTTACTATTATTGATACAAAATCTGATTCAATGAATCTCAACGCTGTAATCTGATTTTAGAGATCcatttttctcttttccttttgtAGATGTATGACAGGAGGAGCAGAGGATTTTCTGCTAAAACCGGTGAAGTTAGCAGACGTGAAGCGGTTAAAAGAACTTATAATGAGAAGTGGTgtagctgaagaagaagataaatccAAGCACTCTTGTCCTAATAGAATGCTACAAAACAACACTGATTCATcaacatcaacatcatcatcgtCTCATGATGTTTACTCTCTGGATGATGACACTCCATCTTCCAAGCGAATGAAACTAGAATCTAGGGCTCATGATTGAGCAGCTTGAGTATTTTCTCATCActcctttcttttgttttctgtaaTGCACTACAATTAGCCAAGATGTTGTGCTAAGAATCTGTTTGACGCTACTCAACTGGTTTTCCTTAGTGGGTTTTTTGCTACAAtctaagtttatatattttagctAAATAATAGACAGATGAGTTTTTGAGAATTGGACTAAGTAGGTTTTAGAGTTCCATCatcatctttttctttaatCGTTCCACTTGGGAAAGTTGTTGTAATACTGTCTATGTCTAGTCACCTGTGtggatatataaaaaaatattaaattatattgacTTTATATAGTAAGATATATCTGATTTCCAAGTATAGGATATTGTAGTGTTCATAGAATAATGTCATTCTTTTATATTACAAAACCTGTTTTGTAAGCAATAATAGTATTCCAATCACACAGTCACAGAACATAATAATCAAACAACATCATATAGATATGTAGATGTCATGTGTGTGTTGGCATTGTTCGCTGTTTCGGTCGTGCAAGGTTGTATTCAGTTTAAGATCAACGACAAAGTTCTCCTCACGTCTAAGCTGGAAAGATTTACACGAATCCcattttgtggttttttttttcgtctATCTGTTGTCTCTTAATAttttcaattccaaaatctGAGATTATCCTTCGATTTTTGACTAATTTAGTCTGTTTTAACAGACTTTCCCAAACCCATAAATAGAAACACAATCATAACACACAACTCAcaagagtgtgagagagagagatcctgATCTATATTCTTTTGTTGATCGATTCACCAACTTGATCTCACATGATTATACAAttgctttgtttcttcttgttcttgtttcttCTATTACAAGTCACCATGTCTAAACGTTCTTTCAAGAAATTTTTGGAACAAAAACTCGGATCTTTGCCTCAGTTCCTCATCTACAGCGTTCTCGAATGGACTCTCATCACCATCCTCTTCATCGACGGCGTTCTCTCCTTCTTATCAAACCAATACGCTAGATTTTTCGAGCTCAAGACTCCTTGTCTCCTCTGTACCAGAATAGACCACGTTCTTGTCCCTAGAGACCCTCATTTCTATTACAACGACTCAATCTGCGACTCACACAAGAAGAAAGTCTCTTCCCTTGCGTATTGCCATGTCCACAAGAAACTCTCTGAGATCAAACATATGTGTGAAGGTTGTCTTCTCTCTTTCGTCACCGAGAAGGAATCTGACTCTGATACGTATAAGTCTCTCATTGGGATCTTACATAAAGATCTTGAGCTTCTCACTGATGACGAAAGAAAGCTTCCCTTGGTGCTCAAGAAAGACGATAAATTTGTTCAGACAACAACAAACCTAATGGATTACAAGACAAGCAACAAGAACATTAGCTTGAAACAACATTGCTCTTGTTGCGGAGAGTTATTGAAGCGCAACAGTTCTTTCCTCTCTCctgctccttctcctcctcctagGGTTCCCTACAACAAGCTGTCTGAGAATGAATCCGagtttagggttttggatgtGGACAGAACACCAAGTTTTGTAAGAGGAGGTAACAAGTTCTTTGAGAATGCTTCAGACCTGGGTGATTCAAAAGgtgaatccattcttgatcagCTCAAGAAAGAGGTTGGCTTGGAAAAGAAGTCACTGATAGATTTGTATATGGAGTTAGATGAAGAGAGAAGTGCTTCAGCTGTTGCAGCCAACAACGCTATGGCTATGATTACAAAGCTACAAGCCGAAAAAGCCGCTGTTCAAATGGAGGCTTTGCAGTGCCAAAGAATGATGGATGAACAAGCAGAGTATGACCAAGAAGCTTTGCAGTCTATGAGTAGTGAATTGACAAAGAGGGAAGAGGAAATAAAGGAGCTTGAATCTGAGCTTGAGGCTTACAGAGAGCGATATGGATGTTTAGCAGATGAAGATGATGTCAAAGAAGAGTTTCTTGAAGATCACGGCAATGCCAGTGTAGTTTGTTATTCAATTCATGAGGACAATGGAGCAAACTTTGAACAAAGTGGGTCTTGTAAATCCGAAGAAACGAGATTCTTAGGACAAATGAAAGGAGCTGAAAGCAAAGAAGGTATAGTGAAGGAGCTCTCTGAGATCACAGAGAGGCTAAGTGCTCTTCAATCAAATGGTGAGCTGTTGAAACATATTGCAGATGTTTTAGATGCTAGTGATGGAGAAGCAATTCTGTTGCACATATCTCAAAATTTGCATATGCTTCGTAGTTTTGTTGCTATGCCTTCAGAATCATGAACTTGTAATACATCTTTTTATTGTTTCTTAGAGGACACGCACCTTGTCTTAAATTCAAAAGATTTATCTTATTCTTTTAGTCACTAAAATGTTTCAGATTTGCTCCATGAATCTAACTTGTAAGAGTAAGATGAATTGATTCCAtaaatatttgatcaaaaaaaagaaagaaaactgaTCTctgttgaataaaaaaaatcccaaatttaatttttgtctaACCTAATTTTTTAATTACCCTGAAAGTTCTTCACTTTAGATTCATAGTGTTTGAAAttacttttgaaaatttcaaatgtaaaaaataatgCATCAATATAGATTCATAGTATCAACCTTCTCACATTAACTACTAGACCCACAACACTTTGGTAACATTAACTATCATGgcaaacaaagttttttttccTGTATTTGCGTTTTGGATTTGGTCCATGAAATTAACCTAGAAGATGGATTGCAGAAACAATGATGATTGATAATTGATTAGTACGTTATTATAACCAAACAATACAGTAATTATTTCGTTTGGGAATATAGGTTTGATTGGTCTTTCTTTAGTTTATTTGTGATTTGCGTGTACATCAAGACAATTAAACCTAACTTATTTCAGCCTAAACGAAAACCACAAAAAGGTTACACCAATACGGACCTAACATTCATAAACATTCGGTCTTTCATAAGTTTCCCTTAAACCAATCCTATTCTTATCCAAGGGCCAGTCCAAGAAATACCAACTTTCAGCGGCTATATAATCAACAGTAACCATGGTgacttatcatcatcatcagtatCATAACTTGCTTAGCAATGGCTACTTTTCTCTCTAGAGTTTCAATCCTCCTTGCACTATGCATCACTCTCTTCACCAATCCAGCCCTCTCAGACTACCTTAACCCCTTACAAGACTTCTGCGTAGCTGATCTCCAAGCCACCCCATCCAACACTGGCTACCCATGCAAGTCACAAGTCACCTCTGAAGACTTCTTCTACTCCGGCTTAAGCACTCCACTAAACACTTCAAACCCTAAAGGTGTAGCCGTTAATAGAGCAAACCTCATGACGTTTCCAGGACTAAACACGATGGGAATCTCCATGTACATCGTTGCACTCGCTGCAGGAGTAGCTAACCCGCCTCACTCGCACGCTGGTGTGACCGAGGCAGGGGTCGTGGTCGAAGGCTCGGTCTTGATCGGGTTCTTGACGAATAACTACACGTTGTACTCAAAGGTTGCTGGACCCGGTGACATGTTTGTGATTCCTCCGGGACTCATACACTATGAGATGAACGTTGGGAAAACGGAAGCTCGTCTTTTGACTGTGGTGACTAGTGAGTTGCCTAGCGAGGTGCTTGTGCCCCACACTTTGTTTCTTGCGAAACCAGCGATTCCAGACTTTGTTTTGATGAAGATTTTCAAGACTGATGGTACCACAATCAACATGCTCAGGTCTAAGTTAACTAATTAAACATATGTTTCTGTATTTCCCTAAAAAATGTAATCTGATATGAGTTTGtcttaaaaatgaataaatgagctgtctttttatttgtttttgtttacaaGAAGATCTCAACAAATATTGGAGATTTTTCGTTTTGTgtcatttcaaaaataaacatttgttaaaaaaatataaaacattgatTAATAACGTAAAATACAAGGAAAAAAGTAAAATACAagggaaaaaaaacaagagaacgATTGTTTGTTCAAGCTCATTCAAGAAGACAGATGCAGAAATTGGTTATAgccttcaattttttttttggcaacataGCCTTCAAATTTTCTAATGGTAATTGGTATAAACCGGTAATATTAGAACATTGTTAAtgactaaaaagtaaaaactcaTATCATTATCTCACTTTGTAATTTTTTGGGGTAATCATCTCGCTTCTTTTAATACTCCTTTGTATTTGAAAAGATTGATGTTTAAAATTTCTcacaaattttaagaaaaaataaataaactctttgattattactttttattttatcaataaaGCTTCACCACTCATGAATTTAAAGATAAATGCAATAATTATATTCTAAGTATCAATCTTTTATATACAAGTAATAAAATTAGAAACATCAATCTTTGGGAGTGGATCAGTATAATTTAGTTacataactaaatttaaaattatgagaGTGTATGAAATTATGAATCATTGAAACAAAGTCAAATATTCCAgaaaaatcttaattttatgattttttatttgaaaaatccatctcattttcttatattattttatttattagccATGAAATTCAttgaaatatcttttatataaatagtcatattAGATTTGTATCACACGTGTCACATGTAGTGTTGTTCAATTTGTATTATCAAGATTTCAGAAATATGTATTCTGCACAGCAATTATAGATGCTACAGTGTTGTTGAAAAAGCTatttaattaaggaaaattaattaatatttatcaCTCATGTATTtatcaagaaaatataaaagtgaagacatttaaatttttttaaaaaggaaaattaatcaTAAGAAAATTATTTCTACTAACATACGCCTAAAAAAGGAATCAAGATCTCTTTTCTCCTTCTCCATCTCTCGCCATCATCGTCTCtgcttattttttcttttttcttctctttattcATTGCTCGGACCGAACAAAGTTCAAAACTTTGTACCACTTTCGGATCCTTCTCCATTCAAAGTTAGGTTCTTTCCTTTCCAATTCAATTAATTTTGCTTGGATCCCAAGGAAAATGAAGAAACCCAAATCATCAAAACCTGAAAAAACAGACAAACTCGATCTCTTCTCGTCACTATGGAAGCAGAGACCTTTCCGTGTAATAATAGCAATAGGCTTCCTCTACCTCCTTATGGTCACCCTCGAGATACCCCTCGTCTTCAAATCCTggtcctccaccaccacctccattGATTCTCTCTCAAGGCTCGACACAGAGCAAGAGCCTCGAGTCGAGACAATCCCTAAACCGGATTCTGAACCGACGACCCTTAACCGgacggaggaggagaagaacaaCGTCCGTGAGCAGCATCACAGAGGTCTTCTCTCGAGCCTGAGATTTGATTCTGAGACTTTCGACCCGAGCAGCAAAGACGGGTCGGTGGAGCTTCACAAGTCGGCTAAGGAGGCTTGGCAGCTAGGGAGGAAGCTGTGGAAGGAGCTAGAGTCAGGGAGGCTGGAGAAGTCGGTGGAGAAGACTGAGAAGAACGTCTTGTCAGACGCTTGCCCGCACTCTGTTTCGTTAACCGGGTCGGAGTTTATGAACCGGGAGAATCAGCTGATGGAGCTGCCTTGTGGTTTGACGTTGGGCTCGCACGTGACTTTGGTCGGGAGGCCGAGGAAGAGCCATCCCAAGGAAGGTGATGGGTCTACTACTAAGTTGGTTTCTCAGTTTGTGATTGAGCTTCAAGGTTTGAAGACTGTTGATGGTGAGGATCCTCCTCGGATCCTGCATTTCAACCCGAGGCTCAAGGGAGATTGGAGTAGAAAGCCGGTGATTGAGCAGAACACTTGTTATAGAATGCAGTGGGGATCTTCGCAACGGTGTGAAGGATGGAGGTcaagagatgaagaagagacTGGTGAGGTTAagtttagttaatgtgtttaatCTGTTTGTGTTCTaatagggtttagtgtttgttGTTTTGGCAGTTGATAGTCATGTGAAGTGTGAGAAGTGGATCCGTGATGATGATAACTACTCAGAAGGGTCGAGAGCGAGATGGTGGTTGAATAGACTTATAGGAAGGAGGAAGAGAGTCAAAGTAGAATGGCCGTTTCCTTTTGTGGAAGAGAAGCTCTTTGTTCTCACTCTTAGCGCTGGTTTAGAAGGTTACCATATCAACGTTGATGGACAGCATGTTACATCCTTCCCTTATCGCACTGTGAGTATACATATATCATCTCTACATCATTGGTGTTCAGATAAATGACACTGAGCACTTAACCGTAAATGAATAAATAGGGTTTCACACTTGAGGATGCAACGGGGCTTACAGTAAATGGAGACATTGATGTCCACTCAGTTGTTGTTGCCTCTCTGCCAACATCACATCCCAGCTTTGCTCCCCAAAGGCATCTCGAGTTGTCAAAGAGATGGAAGGCACCTTTGGTTCCCGATGGGC
Protein-coding sequences here:
- the LOC130503317 gene encoding germin-like protein subfamily T member 3, whose product is MATFLSRVSILLALCITLFTNPALSDYLNPLQDFCVADLQATPSNTGYPCKSQVTSEDFFYSGLSTPLNTSNPKGVAVNRANLMTFPGLNTMGISMYIVALAAGVANPPHSHAGVTEAGVVVEGSVLIGFLTNNYTLYSKVAGPGDMFVIPPGLIHYEMNVGKTEARLLTVVTSELPSEVLVPHTLFLAKPAIPDFVLMKIFKTDGTTINMLRSKLTN
- the LOC130503316 gene encoding two-component response regulator ARR15-like isoform X3 yields the protein MAVGDLSSSPSSSPELHVLAVDDSFVDRKVIERLLRISACKVTTVESGTRALQYLGLDGDKGSSAPKVLFLSSRPLCFLDLKVNLIVTDYSMPGLTGYELLKKIKESSALREIPVVIMSSENIQPRIEEQMYDRRSRGFSAKTGEVSRREAVKRTYNEKWCS
- the LOC130503320 gene encoding hydroxyproline O-galactosyltransferase GALT5-like yields the protein MKKPKSSKPEKTDKLDLFSSLWKQRPFRVIIAIGFLYLLMVTLEIPLVFKSWSSTTTSIDSLSRLDTEQEPRVETIPKPDSEPTTLNRTEEEKNNVREQHHRGLLSSLRFDSETFDPSSKDGSVELHKSAKEAWQLGRKLWKELESGRLEKSVEKTEKNVLSDACPHSVSLTGSEFMNRENQLMELPCGLTLGSHVTLVGRPRKSHPKEGDGSTTKLVSQFVIELQGLKTVDGEDPPRILHFNPRLKGDWSRKPVIEQNTCYRMQWGSSQRCEGWRSRDEEETVDSHVKCEKWIRDDDNYSEGSRARWWLNRLIGRRKRVKVEWPFPFVEEKLFVLTLSAGLEGYHINVDGQHVTSFPYRTGFTLEDATGLTVNGDIDVHSVVVASLPTSHPSFAPQRHLELSKRWKAPLVPDGPVELFIGILSAGNHFGERMAVRKSWMQHVLITSSKVVARFFVALHGRKEVNVELKKEAEYFGDIVLVPYMDSYDLVVLKTVAICEHGAFAFSAKYIMKCDDDTFVKLGAVINEVKKVPEGRSLYIGNMNYYHKPLRGGKWAVTYEEWPEEDYPPYANGPGYVLSSDIARFIVGEFERHRLRLFKMEDV
- the LOC130503316 gene encoding two-component response regulator ARR15-like isoform X2; this encodes MAVGDLSSSPSSSPELHVLAVDDSFVDRKVIERLLRISACKVTTVESGTRALQYLGLDGDKGSSAPKDLKVNLIVTDYSMPGLTGYELLKKIKESSALREIPVVIMSSENIQPRIEECMTGGAEDFLLKPVKLADVKRLKELIMRSGVAEEEDKSKHSCPNRMLQNNTDSSTSTSSSSHDVYSLDDDTPSSKRMKLESRAHD
- the LOC130503316 gene encoding two-component response regulator ARR15-like isoform X1 produces the protein MAVGDLSSSPSSSPELHVLAVDDSFVDRKVIERLLRISACKVTTVESGTRALQYLGLDGDKGSSAPKVLFLSSRPLCFLDLKVNLIVTDYSMPGLTGYELLKKIKESSALREIPVVIMSSENIQPRIEECMTGGAEDFLLKPVKLADVKRLKELIMRSGVAEEEDKSKHSCPNRMLQNNTDSSTSTSSSSHDVYSLDDDTPSSKRMKLESRAHD
- the LOC130503318 gene encoding probable myosin-binding protein 6, encoding MIIQLLCFFLFLFLLLQVTMSKRSFKKFLEQKLGSLPQFLIYSVLEWTLITILFIDGVLSFLSNQYARFFELKTPCLLCTRIDHVLVPRDPHFYYNDSICDSHKKKVSSLAYCHVHKKLSEIKHMCEGCLLSFVTEKESDSDTYKSLIGILHKDLELLTDDERKLPLVLKKDDKFVQTTTNLMDYKTSNKNISLKQHCSCCGELLKRNSSFLSPAPSPPPRVPYNKLSENESEFRVLDVDRTPSFVRGGNKFFENASDLGDSKGESILDQLKKEVGLEKKSLIDLYMELDEERSASAVAANNAMAMITKLQAEKAAVQMEALQCQRMMDEQAEYDQEALQSMSSELTKREEEIKELESELEAYRERYGCLADEDDVKEEFLEDHGNASVVCYSIHEDNGANFEQSGSCKSEETRFLGQMKGAESKEGIVKELSEITERLSALQSNGELLKHIADVLDASDGEAILLHISQNLHMLRSFVAMPSES